One window from the genome of Gimesia aquarii encodes:
- the efp gene encoding elongation factor P, whose protein sequence is MPQISTGDFRKGIKVIVDGDPYEMIEVNFVKPGKGQALYRTKLRNLLKGTILDRTYKSGGESLEQADIRKGDGQYLYKDATGLHFMDNESFEQYSIDESVCGNAAEYLLDGAICGLLFWNDQLIGMDPPQQVIVEVTYTEPAAKGNTATNVTKPATIETGATVNVPAFINVGEKIKVETATGSYVERVRE, encoded by the coding sequence ATGCCACAAATCAGTACAGGCGATTTTCGTAAAGGTATTAAGGTAATCGTCGACGGTGATCCTTATGAAATGATTGAAGTCAACTTTGTCAAGCCGGGCAAAGGTCAGGCCTTATATCGTACGAAACTGAGAAATTTGCTCAAAGGTACCATACTTGATCGCACTTATAAAAGTGGGGGCGAAAGCCTGGAACAGGCTGATATCCGCAAGGGAGATGGTCAATACCTTTATAAAGATGCAACCGGTCTGCACTTTATGGACAATGAATCATTTGAACAATATTCGATTGATGAATCAGTATGCGGAAATGCTGCAGAATACCTGCTGGATGGAGCAATTTGCGGCCTCTTATTCTGGAATGATCAGTTGATCGGTATGGACCCGCCACAACAGGTGATTGTTGAAGTCACCTACACTGAGCCTGCCGCCAAAGGAAACACAGCCACAAACGTCACAAAACCAGCCACCATCGAAACGGGCGCTACAGTGAACGTGCCTGCGTTTATTAATGTTGGTGAAAAAATTAAAGTGGAAACCGCCACAGGTTCCTATGTGGAACGTGTTCGCGAATAG
- a CDS encoding S1C family serine protease, with product MRRYWCDLGVKACLLLCFLCLSSSTRADWIELVSGHKIQGDVLKQSNNHLLVDIGIEVLRIPVNQIRSRTKEEIATKGKTPVKQNKNKIYSVAELPVKSIKELARLYGEAVTLIQTPSGLGSGFIINDRGYCVTNYHVVEKETRIAATIFHRTKSGEFQRRQIKDVEILALNPFFDLALLRIPLQKDMSFRTVYLAENDQQREGDEVFAIGNPLGLERSVSRGIVSTRNRNMEGIVYIQTTTQINPGNSGGPLFNSRGEVIGVTNMKLILGEGLGFAIPITYVKHFLDNRDAFAFDKSSPNTGHHYFNAPRRKNMNFQK from the coding sequence ATGAGACGTTATTGGTGCGATTTAGGTGTCAAAGCTTGTCTGCTACTGTGTTTTCTGTGTCTATCCAGCAGTACGCGCGCCGATTGGATCGAACTGGTAAGTGGGCATAAAATTCAAGGGGACGTTCTCAAGCAGAGCAACAATCACTTACTTGTTGATATTGGAATTGAAGTACTGCGAATTCCCGTCAATCAGATTCGTTCTCGGACAAAAGAAGAAATAGCTACCAAAGGCAAAACCCCCGTTAAACAAAATAAAAATAAAATCTATTCCGTTGCCGAACTTCCCGTCAAAAGCATCAAAGAACTCGCCCGTCTCTACGGGGAGGCAGTCACGCTCATTCAAACTCCCAGTGGGCTTGGTTCAGGGTTTATCATCAATGACCGTGGCTACTGTGTTACGAATTATCACGTTGTTGAAAAGGAAACGCGTATTGCGGCTACCATTTTTCATCGTACCAAAAGTGGTGAATTTCAGCGTCGACAGATTAAAGATGTTGAGATCCTGGCGTTGAATCCCTTTTTTGACTTGGCTTTGTTGCGGATTCCTCTACAAAAAGATATGTCATTTCGGACTGTTTATTTAGCAGAAAATGATCAACAACGTGAAGGCGATGAAGTCTTTGCCATCGGTAATCCTTTAGGGCTCGAGCGTTCTGTTTCGCGAGGAATTGTCAGTACCAGAAATCGAAACATGGAAGGGATTGTTTATATACAAACAACGACACAAATCAATCCGGGTAACAGTGGTGGACCATTATTCAACTCCCGAGGTGAAGTGATCGGAGTCACGAATATGAAATTAATTTTGGGAGAAGGCCTGGGTTTTGCTATTCCCATTACTTATGTAAAGCACTTTCTCGATAACCGAGACGCATTTGCGTTCGATAAATCCAGTCCCAATACGGGGCATCACTACTTCAATGCGCCTCGTAGAAAAAATATGAATTTTCAAAAGTAA
- the epmB gene encoding EF-P beta-lysylation protein EpmB has translation MSPSIAETTWQKSLAQAIRDPEELIARLNLPSSLLQPALRSVQLFPLMVPVSYLNRIEPGNPDDPLLKQVLPLEIETQTVPGFTADAVGDLNVRSTPGMLHKYQGRALLMVSGACAIHCRYCFRRHYPYGEEPRTLADWEPAWNSLLSDSSIQEVILSGGDPLLLTDVRLQELCERISEIPHVKRLRIHSRLPVVLPDRIHSGLLDLFQRLTENGTTVWMVIHANHPNELAEDVEIAIRQLLQAGIPVLNQSVLLKGVNDSVDTLLKLSESLINLGVMPYYLHQLDRVSGVAHFEVAEEQGRELIRELRRRLPGYAVPQYVREIEGEPHKISLLG, from the coding sequence ATGTCACCCAGCATTGCAGAAACGACCTGGCAAAAATCACTCGCTCAGGCAATCCGCGATCCCGAGGAACTGATAGCTCGGTTAAATTTACCGAGCAGTCTACTGCAACCCGCGTTACGATCTGTTCAATTGTTTCCATTAATGGTTCCCGTTAGTTATTTGAACCGGATTGAGCCTGGAAATCCAGATGACCCGTTACTGAAACAAGTTCTGCCTCTGGAAATTGAGACCCAAACAGTTCCCGGTTTCACTGCCGATGCAGTTGGCGATTTGAACGTCCGTAGTACTCCTGGAATGTTGCATAAATATCAGGGGAGAGCACTTCTGATGGTAAGCGGTGCCTGTGCCATTCATTGCCGCTATTGTTTTCGCAGGCACTATCCCTATGGAGAGGAACCTCGCACCTTAGCTGATTGGGAGCCCGCCTGGAATTCACTATTGTCTGATTCATCAATTCAGGAAGTCATTCTCAGCGGAGGCGATCCGTTATTACTGACTGATGTCCGTTTACAGGAACTATGTGAGCGAATCAGTGAGATTCCTCACGTTAAGCGACTACGAATTCATAGCCGCTTGCCAGTTGTGCTTCCAGATCGAATTCATTCCGGTTTATTGGACTTGTTTCAACGTCTTACGGAAAACGGAACGACTGTCTGGATGGTCATACACGCTAACCATCCAAATGAACTTGCAGAGGATGTCGAAATTGCGATCCGTCAGCTATTACAGGCAGGGATCCCGGTTTTGAACCAGTCTGTCTTGTTGAAAGGCGTTAATGACTCGGTTGATACACTTTTAAAGCTTTCTGAAAGCCTGATTAATCTGGGAGTCATGCCTTATTATTTGCATCAATTAGACCGTGTCAGTGGAGTAGCACACTTTGAAGTTGCGGAGGAGCAGGGCCGTGAACTGATTCGTGAATTACGAAGGCGACTTCCCGGCTATGCAGTGCCACAATACGTCAGGGAAATCGAAGGCGAACCTCATAAAATCTCTTTACTGGGCTGA
- a CDS encoding sodium:solute symporter family protein, producing the protein MILAAQKNIWLGLHPADWIVLALYFVVILAIGIWSVKKVKDMADFFMGGRRFGKVFMMFFAFGSGTSSEQAISVVAGTWRAGLAGIWWQFLWLWATPFYWIVAPIMRRMRALTTADFFETRFNGPTAVMYSFYGIAISITFIAGGLFGTGKMVDALTGNELDRIAVKADIMVPAAEWDAKEKTFKITERRLQGYEYAILAVTVMFVIYGMAGGLGAAIITDFIQGILTIVFSFLLLPFVFYQIGGFGELHKQADLKQGMLDLVASPQVAATLGSEPITPFYVFMLSVTALAGIVIQPHIMGVCGAGKTEYEGRFGFTVGNFLKRFCTVAWTFTGLACIVWYMGDNSPLKTSDDPADQAIYQSLVMRASPEYNQLPDEEKARIDKHDRNFADKLFGMAAHDILPRIAPGLIGLLLASLLAAVMSTSDAQMIISSGLFTENIYRKCIVKNRSQRHYLWVGRLSGLIIVILALILQTTFTDIIAALKVIVKTPACIGISLWFGIVWRRWNVISVWVSTLTGILVWIAVAFRADLIHQTGLFPESMFKTVKEQIVMRDVWQMVSFMGVAILSGIIVSLLTKRQSQEKLDHFYQLMHTPVKLGEVVPSPCTLPEEPEPMGKKLFPNSKDIEIPRPTFQDLGGFVLAWCAVFAIIYLTKLLSEYA; encoded by the coding sequence ATGATACTCGCTGCTCAGAAAAATATCTGGTTAGGACTCCATCCAGCTGACTGGATTGTACTGGCGCTTTATTTCGTCGTCATTCTTGCCATTGGTATCTGGTCGGTCAAAAAAGTGAAAGATATGGCGGACTTCTTCATGGGAGGTCGTCGGTTTGGCAAAGTGTTCATGATGTTCTTTGCCTTTGGTTCCGGTACAAGCAGCGAACAGGCCATCAGTGTCGTAGCGGGAACATGGCGCGCAGGACTGGCTGGTATCTGGTGGCAGTTTCTCTGGTTATGGGCAACTCCCTTTTATTGGATTGTCGCGCCTATCATGCGGCGGATGCGGGCGTTGACCACCGCTGATTTCTTCGAGACCCGCTTTAATGGTCCCACAGCTGTGATGTATTCTTTCTATGGTATTGCGATTTCAATCACGTTTATTGCCGGTGGTTTATTTGGCACAGGAAAAATGGTCGATGCTTTAACAGGAAACGAGTTAGACCGCATTGCTGTCAAAGCCGACATCATGGTTCCCGCAGCCGAATGGGATGCAAAGGAAAAAACATTCAAGATCACAGAGCGAAGGCTGCAGGGTTATGAGTATGCAATCCTAGCGGTAACAGTCATGTTTGTGATTTACGGAATGGCAGGGGGATTAGGTGCCGCCATTATCACCGACTTCATTCAGGGTATTCTGACGATTGTGTTCTCGTTTTTGCTTTTACCGTTCGTCTTTTATCAAATTGGTGGTTTTGGCGAATTACATAAACAGGCCGATCTCAAGCAGGGGATGCTCGATTTGGTCGCCAGCCCTCAAGTTGCTGCCACATTGGGGAGTGAGCCCATTACTCCCTTTTATGTATTCATGTTGTCCGTGACAGCGCTCGCAGGTATTGTAATTCAACCTCACATTATGGGAGTCTGTGGTGCAGGAAAAACGGAATATGAAGGTCGTTTTGGATTCACTGTTGGAAACTTTCTCAAACGATTTTGCACCGTTGCCTGGACGTTTACCGGCCTTGCCTGCATTGTCTGGTACATGGGTGATAACAGCCCGCTGAAAACGTCTGATGATCCTGCCGATCAAGCGATTTATCAATCGTTGGTGATGCGGGCCAGCCCGGAATACAATCAGCTTCCCGATGAGGAAAAAGCAAGAATCGACAAGCATGACCGCAACTTTGCTGACAAACTCTTTGGAATGGCTGCGCATGATATTCTGCCCCGCATTGCACCAGGCTTGATTGGGCTCTTGCTGGCTTCTCTGTTAGCGGCGGTCATGAGCACCAGCGACGCGCAAATGATTATCTCCAGTGGTTTATTTACGGAAAATATCTATCGCAAATGCATTGTGAAAAACCGTTCCCAGCGTCATTACCTCTGGGTAGGACGTTTGTCTGGATTAATCATTGTGATCTTAGCACTTATTTTGCAAACCACATTTACCGACATCATCGCAGCCTTGAAAGTGATTGTAAAAACGCCCGCCTGTATCGGCATCAGCCTCTGGTTTGGCATTGTCTGGAGACGTTGGAATGTCATTTCTGTCTGGGTTTCCACATTAACTGGGATTCTCGTTTGGATCGCCGTCGCCTTTAGGGCTGACTTAATTCATCAAACGGGTCTGTTTCCTGAAAGTATGTTTAAAACGGTGAAAGAGCAAATTGTGATGCGTGATGTGTGGCAAATGGTATCATTTATGGGGGTTGCCATTCTCAGCGGTATCATTGTCAGTTTACTGACGAAACGGCAATCTCAGGAAAAACTCGACCATTTCTATCAGCTGATGCATACTCCTGTGAAACTGGGTGAGGTCGTGCCTTCACCGTGCACACTTCCAGAAGAACCTGAACCAATGGGGAAAAAACTATTCCCCAATTCAAAAGACATCGAAATTCCCAGACCGACCTTTCAGGATCTGGGTGGCTTTGTCTTAGCCTGGTGTGCTGTGTTTGCCATTATTTATTTGACGAAACTGCTTTCAGAATACGCGTGA
- a CDS encoding cytochrome c → MKMLENRLDRKSILQPIKSVCTCLFAVVLTGCGGGTPTAPAPQPSSQSSNATPNTQVAQNAKKQPAKSSEEKVNNDRKMIDGIPYDVWFDNPLAVAANSKSVTPVALPGTNVANSSAPRTSPNATKTTETQEPSPAGGVDWKTIIPMPVVEAQVKEIRNRLTRNMQSVGTYNTSYLELPTFTATLAALAGIVTEHPEDIGWKKNAKYLRDLSAAFTAEPLMRGAKSFRKVQVPYEQMIVILNGSLPADVPKSDDKIPLSDVASMGDLMKRADIASKWLKSNVGSADALKAEKEKVINEAHLLAAIAKVITTEGYGYVDDEGFLGYANPMSDACLKMVAAAKSDNYEEFDKGLTQVYKACTQCHSEYKE, encoded by the coding sequence ATGAAAATGCTGGAGAACCGGTTAGATAGGAAATCTATCTTACAGCCAATCAAATCGGTTTGTACCTGTCTGTTTGCTGTCGTATTAACGGGATGTGGGGGAGGGACTCCAACAGCGCCTGCTCCGCAGCCCTCATCGCAATCATCTAACGCAACACCAAATACACAAGTCGCGCAAAATGCAAAAAAGCAGCCGGCAAAATCGTCTGAGGAAAAAGTAAATAATGACCGTAAGATGATTGATGGCATCCCTTACGATGTCTGGTTTGATAATCCTCTCGCAGTTGCCGCAAATAGTAAATCAGTCACACCGGTAGCTTTGCCAGGGACCAATGTTGCTAATTCTTCTGCTCCGCGTACATCACCGAATGCAACGAAAACAACTGAGACTCAAGAACCGTCTCCCGCTGGCGGGGTCGATTGGAAAACAATCATTCCAATGCCTGTGGTTGAAGCACAGGTCAAAGAGATACGGAATCGTTTAACCAGAAACATGCAATCTGTGGGAACCTATAATACCAGCTATCTGGAACTTCCTACATTTACAGCTACTTTAGCTGCTCTGGCGGGGATTGTTACAGAACACCCTGAAGACATTGGTTGGAAAAAAAATGCAAAATATCTTCGCGATTTATCCGCCGCTTTCACAGCCGAACCATTGATGCGAGGAGCGAAATCTTTTCGTAAGGTTCAAGTTCCTTATGAACAGATGATTGTCATTCTTAATGGGAGTTTACCAGCAGACGTTCCCAAATCCGATGACAAAATACCGCTATCCGATGTTGCCTCCATGGGGGACTTAATGAAACGCGCTGATATTGCTTCCAAATGGTTAAAATCCAATGTAGGTAGTGCCGATGCTCTGAAAGCGGAAAAAGAAAAAGTAATCAACGAAGCGCATTTGCTGGCTGCGATAGCGAAAGTCATTACAACGGAGGGATATGGATATGTCGATGATGAAGGCTTTTTAGGCTATGCGAATCCGATGTCAGATGCTTGTTTGAAAATGGTAGCCGCTGCAAAAAGCGACAATTATGAAGAGTTTGATAAAGGTTTAACTCAAGTCTACAAAGCTTGCACACAATGCCATAGTGAATATAAAGAGTAG
- the murD gene encoding UDP-N-acetylmuramoyl-L-alanine--D-glutamate ligase — MPIKPFLIHDFDLKGKHATVLGLGRFGGGIAAIEYLSRWGASITVIDSQNEEALSESIKQLSMYPDIAYELGSSPTELPATDLLVLNPAIPPAHPLMKYAQEQCIPLTSEIELFWQLNRGRFIGVTGSNGKSTTAAMIYSILEANGSRCWLGGNIGVSLLPVVDQIQAEDWVVLELSSFQLDALNRIQASPHVGVVTNFSPNHLDWHHTLEHYRQSKQAILRWQTEHDFAVLNADDSDLQSWKTHGNISTFGAITHLQPDVLMTNDSFMISDPKREFQAQLKVPGRHNRMNASAAISACCCVEIDEASIQTGLEAFQGLPHRLQFVGEFQNRRFYNDSLATTPESAICAINAFSQVPVILLAGGSDKKVDLTEFAKTILNQTKATALMGETGSTLAHLLENLNPVESQVASALISHPHKSFQEAFDWAFQHSEPGDVILLSPGCASYDWFSSFIERGERFSELVQCLPDQK, encoded by the coding sequence ATGCCAATCAAACCCTTCCTGATTCATGACTTTGATTTGAAAGGGAAACATGCAACCGTGCTTGGTTTAGGGCGGTTTGGAGGGGGAATTGCAGCCATTGAGTACCTTTCCCGATGGGGCGCTAGTATCACTGTCATTGATAGCCAGAATGAAGAGGCCCTCTCTGAATCGATAAAACAACTCAGCATGTATCCTGACATCGCATATGAATTGGGAAGTTCACCAACAGAATTACCTGCGACAGATTTACTGGTTCTGAATCCTGCGATCCCCCCTGCTCACCCACTCATGAAATATGCGCAAGAGCAATGTATCCCATTAACCAGCGAAATCGAACTTTTTTGGCAATTGAACCGTGGCAGATTCATCGGAGTCACTGGCAGTAATGGAAAATCGACTACAGCAGCGATGATCTATTCGATTCTGGAGGCGAACGGATCTCGCTGCTGGTTAGGCGGAAATATCGGCGTGAGCCTGTTACCTGTCGTCGATCAGATCCAGGCGGAAGACTGGGTCGTATTAGAACTCAGCAGCTTTCAACTGGATGCACTGAATCGTATTCAAGCCAGTCCGCATGTGGGAGTTGTGACCAATTTTAGTCCGAATCATCTGGACTGGCATCACACCCTGGAACACTATCGACAATCGAAACAAGCCATCTTGCGTTGGCAAACAGAACATGATTTTGCCGTCCTTAATGCCGATGATTCAGATTTACAGAGTTGGAAAACACATGGGAACATTTCCACATTTGGAGCCATAACACATCTGCAGCCGGACGTGCTGATGACGAACGATTCCTTTATGATTTCCGATCCCAAAAGGGAATTTCAGGCACAACTCAAAGTGCCAGGCAGGCATAATCGCATGAATGCGTCTGCAGCAATTTCGGCTTGCTGTTGCGTGGAGATTGATGAAGCATCGATACAAACAGGCTTAGAGGCATTTCAAGGTTTACCTCATCGATTGCAATTCGTCGGTGAATTCCAGAACCGGCGTTTTTATAACGATTCACTGGCTACGACACCCGAATCTGCTATTTGTGCAATCAATGCGTTTTCTCAAGTCCCTGTCATTCTACTGGCAGGTGGGTCTGACAAAAAAGTGGATCTGACAGAGTTTGCAAAAACCATTCTCAATCAGACAAAAGCGACAGCCTTGATGGGAGAAACAGGATCGACATTAGCTCATCTCTTAGAAAATCTCAATCCCGTCGAGAGTCAAGTTGCTTCGGCATTGATTTCTCACCCTCACAAATCATTTCAAGAGGCATTTGATTGGGCTTTTCAACACTCTGAACCAGGTGATGTGATTTTACTTTCACCGGGCTGTGCAAGTTATGACTGGTTTTCCAGCTTTATAGAGCGTGGTGAGCGATTTTCCGAGTTGGTTCAATGCCTCCCCGACCAAAAATAA